Proteins found in one Poecilia reticulata strain Guanapo linkage group LG6, Guppy_female_1.0+MT, whole genome shotgun sequence genomic segment:
- the myod1 gene encoding myoblast determination protein 1 homolog, translating into MELSDISFSIPSADDFYDDPCFNTTDMHFFEDLDPRLVHVVPLKPEYSCSPSSCSSSSSPSPCSHLHHQLQHPEAEDDEHVRVPSGHHQAGRCLLWACKACKRKTTNADRRKAATLRERRRLSKVNDAFETLKRCTTANPNQRLPKVEILRNAISYIESLQALLRGGQEEGFYPVLEHYSGDSDASSPRSNCSDGMMDFNGPSRTRSFDSSSFFSETPNGERGSQSLSINQMSVMEYYI; encoded by the exons ATGGAGCTGTCGGATATTTCCTTCTCCATTCCCTCTGCTGATGACTTCTATGATGACCCCTGCTTTAACACCACTGACATGCACTTCTTCGAGGACCTGGATCCGCGGCTGGTGCATGTGGTCCCGCTGAAACCCGAGTACTCCTGctccccctcctcctgctcGTCTTCATCATCGCCCTCACCGTGCTCCCACCTGCATCACCAGCTCCAGCACCCGGAGGCTGAGGACGACGAGCACGTCCGCGTCCCCAGCGGGCACCACCAGGCGGGCCGCTGCCTCTTGTGGGCCTGCAAGGCTTGCAAGCGGAAGACCACCAACGCGGACAGGCGGAAGGCGGCGACGCTGCGTGAACGCCGGCGGCTCAGCAAAGTGAACGACGCCTTCGAGACGTTGAAGCGCTGTACGACGGCCAACCCCAACCAGAGGCTTCCCAAGGTGGAGATTCTGAGGAACGCCATCAGCTACATCGAGTCTCTGCAGGCGCTCCTGCGCGGCGGCCAGGAGGAGGGCTTCTACCCGGTGCTGGAGCATTACAGCGGGGACTCGGACGCGTCCAGTCCCCGTTCCAACTGCTCCGATGGGATG aTGGATTTTAACGGACCGAGCAGAACAAGAAGCTTTGACAGCAGCTCTTTCTTCTCTGAGACGCCAAACGGTGAGCGTGGTTCTCAGAGCCTTTCGATCAATCAAATGAGTGTTATGGAATATTATATTTAA